One stretch of Jiangella gansuensis DSM 44835 DNA includes these proteins:
- a CDS encoding ABC transporter ATP-binding protein, with protein MRTEFTVAGRREFDRRGPVRWIISHQRRNPWHLAGFLLGSVLMVVLNSAIPGQVGEAFDIVLGDAPDRSRALTTVAVTLLVIVVGRSVLDFVARLCTEVLAKRMERDARDELYVSLLGKSQTFHNRQRVGDLMARGAGDVRQLGTMFSPGIDLLVDSLSQGIVPIVFIAFLEPRLLVAPLLFAVAFVLSIRWFMRRLSPVSARLRENYGTLNAGLNEAIRGIEVVKATGQEHQEERRFARNARRYRDAFVQQGLIQARYLPTLLLSVSMAGGLLHGLWLLDAGELTLGQLITFIGLMGLLGFPAFISIFSFSLVQNGIASANRLLTLMREETELDHNRHGHVSPMRGAIRFENVTFGYGGQPVLRDLSFQIEPGQTVAVVGETGAGKSTLTKLVNRIYDVSNGRILVDGTDVRDWNLDSLRSQISTIEQDIVLFSRPVAENIGFSLGQQVDRDDIVRAAKDAQAHEFITALDDGYDTVIGERGVTLSGGQRQRLAIARALLTDPAILVLDDSTSAIDSATEDQIQRAIQRILEGRTTLLITHRLSQIRWADKVLLLQGGRLVDEGSHDELLARCALYRRIFAPHRPRDAATGPDTGSHDVEVTG; from the coding sequence GTGCGCACCGAGTTCACCGTCGCCGGCCGCCGGGAGTTCGACCGGCGCGGCCCGGTGCGCTGGATCATCTCCCACCAGCGGCGCAACCCGTGGCACCTGGCGGGCTTCCTGCTCGGCTCCGTGCTCATGGTGGTGCTCAACTCCGCCATCCCGGGGCAGGTGGGCGAGGCCTTCGACATCGTGCTGGGCGACGCGCCGGACCGCTCGCGGGCGCTGACCACCGTCGCCGTCACGTTGCTGGTCATCGTGGTGGGTCGGTCGGTGCTCGACTTCGTCGCTCGCTTGTGCACCGAGGTGCTGGCCAAGCGGATGGAACGCGACGCCCGCGACGAGCTGTACGTCAGCCTGCTCGGCAAGAGCCAGACGTTCCACAACCGGCAGCGCGTGGGCGACCTCATGGCCCGCGGCGCGGGCGACGTGCGGCAGCTGGGCACCATGTTCAGCCCGGGTATCGACCTGCTGGTCGATTCACTGAGCCAGGGCATCGTGCCCATCGTCTTCATCGCCTTCCTCGAACCGCGGCTGCTGGTAGCGCCGCTGCTGTTCGCCGTCGCGTTCGTTCTGTCCATCCGGTGGTTCATGCGCCGGCTGTCACCGGTGTCGGCGCGGTTGCGGGAGAACTACGGCACCCTCAACGCCGGGCTGAACGAGGCCATCCGGGGCATCGAGGTGGTCAAGGCCACCGGTCAGGAGCATCAGGAAGAGCGGCGCTTCGCCCGTAACGCCCGCCGCTACCGCGACGCATTCGTCCAGCAGGGGCTCATCCAGGCGCGCTACCTGCCGACATTGCTGCTGTCGGTCTCGATGGCCGGCGGCCTCCTGCACGGGCTGTGGCTGCTCGACGCCGGCGAGCTGACGCTCGGCCAGCTGATCACGTTCATCGGGCTGATGGGGCTGCTCGGGTTCCCCGCGTTCATCTCCATCTTCTCCTTCTCGCTGGTGCAGAACGGCATCGCCAGCGCCAACCGGCTGCTCACGCTGATGCGTGAGGAAACCGAGCTCGACCACAACCGGCACGGCCACGTCTCGCCCATGCGCGGCGCCATCCGGTTCGAGAACGTCACCTTCGGCTACGGCGGCCAGCCGGTGCTGCGCGACCTGTCGTTCCAGATCGAACCGGGCCAGACGGTCGCCGTCGTCGGCGAGACCGGCGCCGGCAAGTCCACGCTGACGAAGCTGGTCAACCGCATCTACGACGTCAGCAACGGGCGCATCCTGGTCGACGGCACCGACGTGCGCGACTGGAACCTCGACTCCCTGCGCTCGCAGATCTCCACCATCGAGCAGGACATCGTGCTGTTCTCCCGCCCGGTGGCCGAGAACATCGGGTTCAGCCTCGGCCAGCAGGTGGACCGCGACGACATCGTCCGGGCCGCGAAGGACGCACAGGCGCACGAGTTCATCACCGCGCTCGACGACGGCTACGACACCGTCATCGGCGAGCGCGGCGTCACGCTCTCCGGCGGCCAGCGGCAACGGCTTGCCATCGCCCGGGCACTGCTGACCGACCCCGCCATCCTGGTGCTCGACGACTCGACCAGCGCGATCGACAGCGCCACGGAGGATCAGATCCAGCGCGCCATCCAGCGCATCCTCGAGGGACGCACCACCCTGCTCATCACCCACCGGCTGTCGCAGATTCGCTGGGCCGACAAGGTGCTGCTCCTGCAGGGCGGCCGGCTGGTCGACGAAGGCAGCCACGACGAGCTGCTCGCCCGGTGCGCGCTGTACCGGCGCATCTTCGCGCCACACCGTCCGCGTGACGCCGCCACCGGACCCGACACCGGCTCGCACGACGTGGAGGTGACCGGCTGA
- a CDS encoding ABC transporter ATP-binding protein yields the protein MAFIMDGLDAEQYDRTYGDRELLRRIVRYFRPKRATMALIAFGIVAHSLMQAALPVVLSVGLDRVVRDRSTGLVVGLVAAVLVTGVLGWVFNFIQRWFTAKVVGDVVLELREDAFAAVLARDMSFYDDNPSGKVVSRVTSDTEDFSTVVTLTLNVVSQVLMVGLVTVLLFSRNVELALMVMAVVPIIVAMALGFRRIARDTTRHQQRSLARVNATLQETMGGISVAKNFRQEQTVYDEFRPINAQNYRVTLKQGFVFGAIFPALFAVAGFATVLLVYLGGRRVLDGAISPGDWYLFLQSVGMFWLPLTSIASFWSQFQQGLSASERVFALIDAEPLVVQRDPRPVGRLAGRVEFRDVTFGYTPDHPVLQHFDLTIEAGETIALVGHTGAGKSTIGRLLVRFYEFGGGRILVDGTDLRTVDLPGYRHQLGVVPQTPFLFSGTVADNIRYPRPDATDDAVRAVAAQVADGDWIAALPDGLDTEVGEHGSALSMGQRQLVALARLLLQDPAIVILDEATASVDPLTEAQISEGLDVVLAGRTSIVIAHRLSTIEHVDRIIVMREGAIVEEGTHESLLRSGGAYCDVYNTYFRHQSPDYQPGSGFVDVRVT from the coding sequence ATGGCGTTCATCATGGACGGCCTCGACGCCGAGCAGTACGACCGCACCTACGGCGACCGTGAGCTGTTGCGCCGCATCGTGCGGTATTTCCGGCCCAAGCGGGCCACCATGGCGCTGATCGCCTTCGGCATCGTCGCGCACTCGCTCATGCAGGCGGCGCTGCCGGTGGTGCTCAGCGTCGGGCTGGACCGGGTGGTGCGCGACCGCTCCACCGGGCTCGTAGTGGGACTCGTCGCCGCGGTGCTCGTCACCGGCGTCCTCGGCTGGGTGTTCAACTTCATCCAGCGCTGGTTCACCGCAAAGGTCGTCGGCGACGTCGTCCTCGAACTGCGCGAGGACGCCTTCGCCGCCGTCCTCGCCCGTGACATGTCCTTCTACGACGACAACCCGTCCGGCAAGGTCGTCAGCCGGGTCACCTCCGACACCGAGGACTTCTCCACCGTCGTGACCCTGACCTTGAACGTCGTCAGTCAGGTGCTCATGGTCGGTCTCGTCACGGTGCTGCTGTTCTCCCGCAACGTCGAGCTGGCGCTGATGGTGATGGCCGTCGTCCCGATCATCGTGGCCATGGCACTGGGGTTCCGGCGCATCGCCCGCGACACCACCCGGCACCAACAGCGGTCACTCGCGCGGGTCAACGCCACGCTGCAGGAGACCATGGGCGGCATCTCGGTGGCGAAGAACTTCCGCCAGGAACAGACGGTCTACGACGAGTTCCGTCCCATCAACGCGCAGAACTACCGGGTCACGCTCAAACAGGGCTTCGTCTTCGGCGCCATCTTCCCGGCGCTGTTCGCGGTGGCCGGGTTCGCCACCGTCCTGCTGGTCTATCTGGGCGGGCGGCGGGTGCTCGACGGCGCCATCTCCCCCGGCGACTGGTACCTGTTCCTGCAGAGTGTCGGCATGTTCTGGCTGCCGCTGACGTCGATCGCATCGTTCTGGTCGCAGTTCCAGCAGGGCCTGTCGGCGTCGGAGCGGGTGTTCGCGCTCATCGACGCCGAGCCACTGGTGGTGCAGCGCGATCCGCGGCCGGTGGGCCGGCTGGCCGGACGGGTCGAGTTCCGCGATGTCACGTTCGGCTACACCCCCGACCACCCCGTGCTCCAGCACTTCGATCTCACCATCGAGGCCGGCGAGACCATCGCCCTGGTCGGGCACACCGGTGCCGGCAAGTCCACCATCGGGCGGCTACTGGTGCGCTTCTACGAGTTCGGCGGCGGCCGGATCCTCGTCGACGGCACCGATCTGCGCACCGTCGACCTCCCCGGCTACCGCCATCAGCTCGGCGTGGTGCCGCAGACACCATTCCTGTTCTCCGGCACGGTGGCCGACAACATCCGCTACCCGCGCCCGGACGCCACCGACGACGCCGTCCGGGCCGTGGCCGCCCAGGTGGCCGACGGTGACTGGATCGCCGCGCTACCCGACGGCCTGGACACCGAGGTCGGCGAGCACGGCTCGGCGCTGTCGATGGGCCAACGCCAGCTGGTGGCGCTGGCCAGATTGCTGCTCCAGGACCCCGCCATCGTCATCCTCGACGAGGCGACCGCGAGCGTCGACCCGCTCACCGAGGCGCAGATCTCCGAAGGCCTCGACGTCGTCCTGGCCGGCCGTACGTCCATCGTGATCGCTCACCGGCTGTCCACCATCGAGCACGTCGACCGCATCATCGTCATGCGCGAGGGCGCCATCGTCGAGGAAGGCACCCACGAGTCGTTGCTGCGTTCCGGCGGCGCCTACTGCGACGTGTACAACACGTACTTCCGGCACCAGTCCCCCGACTACCAGCCCGGTTCCGGCTTCGTCGACGTCCGCGTGACTTAG
- a CDS encoding WhiB family transcriptional regulator: MDAHAEDWFELRDAWRAYAACRGMDTDLFYPEGRGSTLRAREQIAKNICTTCPVAQQCREAAAALPERYGIWGGLTESERGFSRR; the protein is encoded by the coding sequence ATGGACGCGCACGCCGAGGACTGGTTCGAACTGCGGGACGCGTGGCGGGCGTACGCCGCCTGCCGCGGCATGGACACCGATCTGTTCTATCCCGAGGGCCGTGGCAGCACGCTGCGTGCCCGAGAGCAGATCGCGAAGAACATCTGCACCACCTGCCCTGTCGCCCAGCAGTGCCGGGAGGCCGCAGCGGCGCTCCCGGAGCGCTACGGCATCTGGGGCGGGCTCACCGAGAGCGAGCGGGGCTTCTCGCGCCGCTGA